GTAATGTCCATACTTAAAAGGACAGATATCATTGTTGATGCCATACTGGGGACAGGAATCACAGGAGAGGTCAAAGGATTTTATGGTGAAGTGATAAACCTCATAAATGACTTGAGAAAGGATGTTGTCTCTGTCGATATATCTTCAGGGTTGTCTTCAGATACAGGAAAAATCAGCGGACCTGCCATTTTTTCTAATCTAACTGTTACACTGGGAATGGCCAAAATAGCACATTTTGTATATCCTGCCGCCAAATATGCAGGCGACCTTGAAATTGTGGATATTGGAATTCCTGATGATGTAATTGAAAATATGAAGTTTGATGTTGAAGTCATAGAAAAGGAAGATGTTAGAAAAATACTTCCACAACGAGAAAAGGATGCACATAAAGGAAATTTTGGACACACTGTTATCATAGGCGGCTCTGTTGGGAAAAGCGGCGCTGTCATTATGGCTGCCGAAGCCGCTATGCGTTCAGGTGCAGGGTTGGTTACTGCTGTAGTGCCAAAGGGAATAAACACCGTTATCGAAGCCAATCTGATTGAAGCGATGTCTTTTCCTGTTGAAGAAAATAAGAATGGAGCAATTTCTAAAGAAGCTGTGGATTCAATATTGGACTTTTGCAGGGATAAGGATGTTGTAGCAGCAGGACCCGGTATGGGCGCTGATAAAGACGGTGAAGTGATTATTGAGGCCCTTTTGAAAAATCTTGATATGCCTCTTGTTTTAGATGCTGATGCCATAAATATTCTGTCAAAGAATAAAGAAATACTGCGGGAAAGAAAAGGGGAAGTAATATTGACGCCTCATCCGGGTGAGATGGGACGACTTATGGGAATTAAATCATCAGATGTTCAGAAAGAGCGCCTTGAAGTGTGTATTGAAGCAGCAAAGGATTTTGATTGTATAGTCGTCCTGAAAGGGAAAAATTCAATTATTTCAAATCGGGGAAAAAAGACCTTTATCAACACGACTGGAAATCCGGGAATGGCAACCGGGGGAAGCGGCGATGTTTTGACTGGAATCATTGCAGGGCTGTTGTCTCAAGGTGTGCCGTCCGAGTATTCTGCAAGTTGTGGTGTATTCATTCATGGCTTGGCAGGTGATATTGCGGCAGAAGATATTGGGGAGGTATCTCTTTGTGCCGGCGATGTGATCGATTACCTTCCCGAAGCTTTTCTAAGATGCCTTACCTGTTGATTTTAAATGTCAGAGGCGATTTGATCTTGCTTATTTGGAGAAATAATCAAGAATTCCAGAAATGAAGAGAATCTCTTCTTAATTGTTTTCTTTGTGTGATTGGTTGGTTATGATAATTTTTATATAGGCGGTGAAAAGATGTCTGTAAATAATGAAAAAATAAAGTATGAGATTGAGAAACTTTTTACTTCCAAAAGGCAGAGATACCATTCCCTTTCATTTTCAGAGCTTTCAGGGCTTATAGATGCTGAAATAGAACGAAAGTCTTTAAAGAAGATATGTCGGAATCTCGAGGAAGAGGGAATAATTATCATTGACAATGATAGAATATTAAATCCTTCTCATTACAATATCGTAGCAGGGACAATAAAAATCGTGAGGACAGGAGAAGGACGTGTTTATCCGGAGAAGGAACCAAGAAAAGCTATCTTTGTTGATTTCGATAAGACTGGCGACGCCTTGGATGGAGATTTCGTATATGTCCGAGTTGCAAAAATAGGGCGAAGGGGAAGGCCTTATGGAGAAGTTGTCAAGGTATTGAGAAGAAAGCAAAAGAGGATAATTGGGGAAATAAAAAAAGTTGGTAGAAAATTGATAGCTGTCCCAATATCAAGGAGCAATTTGCCTGACATAATCATTGACGGAAAGGAGGCTAAACCGCTTAAACAAGGGGATATAGTTATTGTTGAACCATCTGCAAAGAAAAAGGACCTTTGGCATATCAATGGCAGACTAATAGATGTGATAGGCGATAAGAATTCTTCAGCAATAGGTACTAAAATCGTAATCGAAAAAAATGGTTTTGCTGATGAATTCTCTTCAAATGTTTTGAAGGAAGCTAAAAGTCTTAGTTCTGATATAAGAAAAGAGATAGAAAGGAGAGTAGATTTTAGGAATCTCAAGACTGTGACAGTAGATGGTGAAAAAGCAAGGGATTTCGATGATGCCGTATCAATTGAAAAAATCGAGAAAAACCTCTTTCGTCTCTATGTCC
The sequence above is drawn from the Candidatus Schekmanbacteria bacterium genome and encodes:
- a CDS encoding NAD(P)H-hydrate dehydratase, with the protein product MSFPIATGSQMREVDRITIEERGIPGLVLMENAGTGVANAIKRRYSSLKDKNITVVSGKGNNGGDGYVVARLLLDECNEMNVFVLAEESALKGDALENYKRIKEAGAQIYHLKSTSEFDEEVMSILKRTDIIVDAILGTGITGEVKGFYGEVINLINDLRKDVVSVDISSGLSSDTGKISGPAIFSNLTVTLGMAKIAHFVYPAAKYAGDLEIVDIGIPDDVIENMKFDVEVIEKEDVRKILPQREKDAHKGNFGHTVIIGGSVGKSGAVIMAAEAAMRSGAGLVTAVVPKGINTVIEANLIEAMSFPVEENKNGAISKEAVDSILDFCRDKDVVAAGPGMGADKDGEVIIEALLKNLDMPLVLDADAINILSKNKEILRERKGEVILTPHPGEMGRLMGIKSSDVQKERLEVCIEAAKDFDCIVVLKGKNSIISNRGKKTFINTTGNPGMATGGSGDVLTGIIAGLLSQGVPSEYSASCGVFIHGLAGDIAAEDIGEVSLCAGDVIDYLPEAFLRCLTC